The following are from one region of the Escherichia sp. E4742 genome:
- the rluB gene encoding 23S rRNA pseudouridine(2605) synthase RluB codes for MSEKLQKVLARAGHGSRREIESIIEAGRVSVDGKIAKLGDRVEVTPGLKIRIDGHLISVRESAEQICRVLAYYKPEGELCTRNDPEGRPTVFDRLPKLRGARWIAVGRLDVNTCGLLLFTTDGELANRLMHPSREVEREYAVRVFGQVDDAKLRDLSRGVQLEDGPAAFKTIKFSGGEGINQWYNVTLTEGRNREVRRLWEAVGVQVSRLIRVRYGDIPLPKGLPRGGWTELDLAQTNYLRELVELPPETSSKVAVEKDRRRMKANQIRRAVKRHSQVSGGRRSGGRNNNG; via the coding sequence ATGAGCGAAAAGCTACAGAAAGTGCTGGCGCGTGCCGGCCACGGTTCTCGCCGTGAAATCGAATCTATTATTGAAGCCGGTCGCGTGAGTGTTGATGGCAAAATTGCTAAACTCGGCGATCGCGTTGAAGTTACCCCTGGACTGAAAATTCGTATCGATGGTCATCTGATTTCGGTACGTGAGTCCGCTGAACAAATTTGTCGCGTTCTGGCCTATTACAAACCGGAAGGTGAGTTGTGTACCCGTAACGATCCGGAAGGGCGCCCGACGGTGTTTGATCGCCTGCCAAAACTGCGTGGCGCACGCTGGATTGCCGTAGGTCGTCTGGATGTTAACACCTGTGGTCTGTTGCTGTTCACCACCGATGGTGAACTGGCAAACCGTTTAATGCACCCCAGCCGTGAAGTTGAACGTGAATATGCCGTGCGTGTATTTGGTCAGGTTGACGACGCGAAACTGCGTGATTTGAGTCGCGGCGTGCAACTGGAAGATGGTCCGGCAGCCTTTAAAACCATCAAGTTCAGCGGCGGCGAAGGGATCAACCAGTGGTACAACGTTACTCTGACCGAAGGTCGTAACCGTGAAGTTCGTCGTCTGTGGGAAGCGGTTGGTGTACAGGTAAGTCGCCTGATCCGTGTGCGTTACGGTGATATTCCACTGCCAAAAGGTCTGCCACGCGGCGGCTGGACTGAGCTGGATCTCGCCCAGACAAACTATCTGCGTGAACTGGTGGAGCTGCCGCCAGAAACCAGCTCTAAAGTCGCTGTAGAAAAAGATCGTCGCCGTATGAAGGCGAATCAAATTCGACGTGCGGTGAAACGTCACAGTCAGGTGAGTGGCGGTCGTCGTTCTGGTGGACGTAATAATAACGGTTAA
- the cobO gene encoding cob(I)yrinic acid a,c-diamide adenosyltransferase, whose product MSDERYQQRQQRVKEKVDARVAQAQDERGIIIVFTGNGKGKTTAAFGTATRAVGHGKKVGVVQFIKGTWPNGERKLLEPHGVEFQVMATGFTWDTQNRESDTAACREVWQHAKRMLADSSLDMVLLDELTYMVAYDYLPLEEVMQALNDRPHQQTVIITGRGCHRDILELADTVSELRPVKHAFDAGVKAQIGIDY is encoded by the coding sequence ATGAGTGATGAACGCTACCAACAGCGTCAGCAGCGAGTGAAAGAAAAAGTAGATGCTCGTGTGGCCCAGGCCCAGGATGAACGCGGTATTATTATTGTTTTTACTGGCAATGGAAAAGGCAAAACTACTGCGGCATTTGGTACGGCAACACGCGCAGTTGGTCACGGAAAAAAAGTGGGCGTCGTTCAGTTTATTAAAGGCACCTGGCCTAATGGCGAACGAAAACTGCTGGAACCACACGGCGTTGAGTTTCAGGTAATGGCAACGGGCTTTACCTGGGATACGCAAAATCGCGAGTCTGATACCGCCGCCTGCCGTGAAGTCTGGCAACATGCCAAACGGATGCTGGCTGATTCCTCGCTGGATATGGTTTTGCTCGATGAGCTCACGTATATGGTGGCGTATGACTATTTGCCACTGGAAGAAGTGATGCAAGCCTTAAATGATCGTCCGCATCAACAAACGGTGATTATTACGGGTCGTGGCTGTCATCGGGATATACTTGAACTGGCAGATACCGTCAGTGAATTACGCCCGGTGAAACATGCGTTTGATGCTGGCGTAAAAGCGCAGATAGGGATTGACTACTAA
- a CDS encoding YciK family oxidoreductase, whose amino-acid sequence MHYQPKQDLLNDRIILVTGASDGIGREAALTYARYGATVILLGRNEEKLRQVAQRMFEETGHHPQWFILDLLTCTSEDCHQLAQRIAVNYPRLDGVLHNAGLLGEVCPMSEQNPQVWQDVMQVNVNATFMLTQALLPLLLKSDAGSLVFTSSSVGRQGRANWGAYAASKFATEGMMQVLADEYQQRLRVNCINPGGTRTAMRASAFPTEDPQKLKTPADIMPLYLWLMGDDSRRKTGMTFDAQPGRKPGISQ is encoded by the coding sequence ATGCATTACCAACCAAAACAAGATTTACTCAATGATCGTATTATCCTGGTGACAGGCGCCAGCGACGGCATTGGTCGTGAAGCCGCTTTAACTTATGCGCGCTATGGCGCAACGGTCATTCTGCTGGGCCGGAACGAAGAAAAATTACGTCAGGTCGCCCAGCGTATGTTCGAAGAGACCGGGCATCATCCACAGTGGTTTATTCTCGATTTACTGACCTGCACATCCGAAGATTGCCATCAACTGGCACAGCGCATTGCCGTTAATTATCCGCGCCTGGACGGAGTTCTGCATAATGCCGGATTGCTTGGCGAAGTATGCCCGATGAGCGAACAAAATCCGCAGGTCTGGCAGGATGTCATGCAGGTCAACGTTAATGCCACCTTTATGCTCACCCAGGCACTGCTTCCTTTATTACTCAAATCGGACGCTGGTTCGCTGGTCTTTACCTCATCAAGCGTCGGTCGTCAGGGTCGGGCTAATTGGGGCGCGTACGCTGCCTCAAAATTTGCTACCGAAGGAATGATGCAGGTACTGGCCGATGAATATCAACAGCGCCTGCGTGTCAACTGCATTAACCCGGGCGGTACACGAACTGCAATGCGTGCCAGTGCTTTTCCTACCGAAGATCCGCAGAAACTCAAAACCCCCGCCGATATCATGCCACTTTACCTCTGGCTGATGGGCGATGACAGCCGCCGTAAAACCGGCATGACCTTTGACGCCCAACCGGGCCGTAAACCAGGAATTTCCCAATGA